Proteins encoded together in one Paracidovorax wautersii window:
- the hpxZ gene encoding oxalurate catabolism protein HpxZ, with protein MPEAILVNLPEVLAEVRAAFARYEHALVHNEVEALDALFFHSPHTVRYGATENLYGIDAIRAFRHARPSAGLARTLRNTCITTYGRDLATASTEFTRDGSARIGRQQQTWLRTPDQGWCVVAAHVSLMDAPKEVAHAA; from the coding sequence ATGCCTGAAGCGATCCTGGTCAACCTGCCCGAGGTGCTGGCCGAAGTGAGGGCCGCCTTCGCGCGCTACGAGCACGCGCTGGTGCACAACGAGGTCGAGGCGCTCGACGCGCTGTTCTTCCACAGCCCGCACACCGTGCGCTATGGCGCCACCGAGAACCTCTACGGCATCGACGCCATCCGTGCGTTCCGCCATGCCCGCCCGTCCGCCGGGCTGGCGCGCACGCTGCGCAACACCTGCATCACCACCTACGGGCGCGACCTGGCCACGGCCAGCACCGAGTTCACGCGCGACGGCAGCGCGCGCATCGGCCGCCAGCAGCAGACCTGGCTGCGCACGCCGGACCAGGGCTGGTGCGTGGTGGCGGCGCATGTCTCGCTCATGGATGCACCGAAGGAGGTGGCCCATGCTGCATAG
- a CDS encoding branched-chain amino acid ABC transporter ATP-binding protein/permease, with amino-acid sequence MVERHNAQPGARVPGLGTVLWPWALGLATVLAGVALAATVNGYYVFVLANVALLAIVGIGLNVLLGLSGQVSFGHVGFYAIGAYAVGILTTRAGWSFWAAWPVAALAAGAMGALLALPALRVRGPYLAMVTIAFGFIVEHSAVEMRDLTGGQNGVMGIAAPSLGWDALRGERAVAALAIVAAALALIGFIKLSRGSWGAALRAVRDAETASESIGLNPLTVKTVAFTVSALLAGVAGGLYAPLSGFVTPHSFSFLQSILFVLVVMIGGSGSIAGPLVGALIVGLLPEMLARLEEYRLLFFGALLLAVLWAAPQGLVGLAVRLWPRRAGAAASPVAAPGATDAAPALGQRPRRTLRAQELSMVFGGVKAVSQLSFSVPPGAVTSLIGPNGAGKSTVLNMLSGFYTPTQGACLLGDAPVQGVGAWRIARAGVARSYQTSQLFGSLSVVDNVALALPRGRLGFVLGAGRIRSPQACAQALALLAWCGYTGEPQARASDLAHVDRRLVEIARALATDPEVLLLDEPAAGLSHEDKERLSALLRRIADQGVGVLLVEHDMALVMGLSDHVVVIESGRHLAEGTPAEVQAHPAVRQAYLGDGAGGAVAVHAVPARTLAPGAAEVLGVGQLTTGYGAEPVLHGVDLMVREGELVALLGANGAGKSTLMRSLAGLHRPLEGGIHLGGVELGGLRAEQVVARGLVLVPEGRQVFPELSVLDNIRLGAFLVPEGREARVEEMLQRFPRLRERLHQRAGLLSGGEQQMLAIARALMAKPRVLLLDEPSLGLAPKVIEELFAALDTLRSEAMTLVLVDQMAALALSLADRAYVLEGGRVVAQGTAAEIAANDALTRAYLGGGH; translated from the coding sequence ATGGTGGAACGACACAACGCACAACCCGGCGCCCGCGTGCCCGGCCTGGGAACCGTCCTGTGGCCCTGGGCCCTGGGTCTGGCTACCGTGCTGGCCGGCGTGGCGCTGGCCGCCACGGTCAACGGCTACTACGTCTTCGTGCTGGCCAACGTGGCCCTGCTGGCCATCGTGGGCATCGGCCTGAACGTGCTGCTGGGCCTGTCGGGGCAGGTGTCCTTCGGGCACGTGGGCTTCTATGCCATCGGCGCCTATGCGGTGGGCATCCTCACCACCCGGGCCGGCTGGAGCTTCTGGGCCGCATGGCCCGTGGCGGCGCTGGCTGCCGGCGCCATGGGCGCGCTGCTGGCGCTGCCCGCGCTGCGCGTGCGCGGCCCGTATCTCGCCATGGTCACCATCGCCTTCGGCTTCATCGTGGAGCACAGCGCCGTCGAGATGCGCGACCTGACGGGCGGGCAGAACGGCGTCATGGGCATCGCCGCGCCCAGCCTGGGCTGGGACGCACTGCGCGGCGAACGCGCCGTGGCGGCGCTGGCCATCGTGGCGGCGGCGCTGGCGCTGATCGGCTTCATCAAGCTGTCGCGCGGCAGCTGGGGGGCGGCGCTGCGCGCCGTGCGCGATGCCGAGACCGCGTCCGAATCCATCGGGCTGAACCCGCTCACCGTGAAGACCGTGGCCTTTACCGTGTCGGCGCTGCTGGCCGGTGTGGCCGGCGGGCTGTATGCGCCGCTGTCGGGCTTCGTCACGCCGCACAGCTTCTCGTTCCTGCAGTCCATCCTGTTCGTGCTGGTGGTGATGATCGGCGGCTCGGGCAGCATCGCCGGGCCGCTGGTGGGCGCCCTCATCGTGGGGCTGCTGCCGGAGATGCTGGCGCGCCTGGAGGAATACCGTCTGCTGTTCTTCGGCGCGCTGCTGCTGGCCGTGCTGTGGGCTGCGCCCCAGGGGCTGGTGGGCCTGGCCGTGCGGCTGTGGCCGCGCCGGGCGGGTGCTGCGGCATCGCCTGTGGCGGCCCCGGGGGCGACGGATGCCGCACCGGCTTTGGGCCAGCGCCCGCGCCGCACGCTGCGGGCGCAGGAACTGTCCATGGTCTTCGGCGGCGTGAAGGCCGTCTCGCAGCTCTCGTTCAGCGTGCCGCCCGGTGCGGTGACCAGCCTCATCGGTCCCAATGGCGCGGGCAAGAGCACGGTGCTCAACATGCTCAGCGGCTTCTACACGCCCACCCAGGGCGCCTGCCTGCTGGGCGATGCGCCCGTGCAGGGCGTGGGCGCCTGGCGCATCGCGCGGGCCGGCGTGGCCCGCAGCTACCAGACCTCGCAGCTGTTCGGCAGCCTGAGCGTGGTCGACAACGTGGCGTTGGCCCTGCCGCGCGGGCGGCTTGGCTTCGTGCTCGGGGCCGGGCGCATCCGCTCGCCGCAGGCCTGTGCGCAGGCACTGGCGCTGCTGGCCTGGTGTGGCTACACGGGTGAGCCGCAAGCGCGCGCATCGGACCTGGCCCATGTGGACCGCCGCCTGGTGGAGATCGCACGCGCCCTGGCCACCGACCCCGAGGTGCTGCTGCTCGACGAGCCCGCGGCCGGGCTGTCGCATGAAGACAAGGAGCGCCTGTCCGCCCTGCTGCGCCGCATCGCGGACCAGGGCGTGGGCGTGCTGCTGGTGGAGCACGACATGGCGCTGGTGATGGGCCTGTCGGACCATGTGGTGGTGATCGAATCCGGCCGCCACCTGGCCGAAGGCACGCCCGCCGAGGTGCAGGCCCACCCCGCCGTGCGCCAGGCCTACCTGGGCGATGGCGCGGGCGGTGCCGTGGCCGTGCATGCAGTCCCGGCCCGCACGCTGGCGCCCGGCGCGGCCGAGGTGCTGGGCGTGGGCCAGCTCACCACCGGCTACGGCGCCGAGCCCGTGCTGCACGGCGTGGACCTGATGGTGCGCGAGGGCGAACTGGTGGCCCTGCTGGGCGCCAACGGCGCAGGCAAGAGCACGCTGATGCGCTCGCTGGCCGGGCTGCACCGGCCGCTTGAGGGCGGCATCCACCTCGGTGGCGTGGAACTGGGCGGGCTGCGGGCCGAACAGGTGGTGGCGCGCGGCCTGGTGCTGGTGCCGGAAGGCCGGCAGGTGTTCCCCGAGCTCTCCGTGCTCGACAACATCCGCCTGGGCGCGTTCCTCGTGCCCGAGGGGCGCGAGGCGCGTGTCGAGGAAATGCTGCAGCGCTTTCCGCGCCTGCGCGAGCGCCTGCACCAGCGCGCCGGCCTGCTGTCGGGCGGCGAGCAGCAGATGCTGGCCATCGCGCGCGCCCTCATGGCGAAACCGCGGGTGCTGCTGCTCGACGAGCCCTCGCTGGGCCTGGCGCCCAAGGTCATCGAGGAGCTGTTCGCCGCGCTCGATACGCTGCGCAGCGAGGCCATGACGCTGGTGCTGGTGGACCAGATGGCCGCGCTGGCGCTGTCGCTGGCCGACCGCGCCTATGTGCTGGAAGGCGGCCGCGTCGTGGCGCAGGGCACGGCGGCAGAGATCGCGGCCAACGATGCGCTCACGCGCGCCTACCTGGGCGGCGGGCATTGA
- a CDS encoding branched-chain amino acid ABC transporter permease, producing MLFLSALISGIGLGSMYGLMALGFHVTYVVSGTVNFAQGSSMMLGAVLTYGFAVALGWPMPVAIALALLLCALYGLVVEFVAVRPFASRGSDAWLMATVALGIVVDNIAMFTFGKEPRSLPSPLAQTPLTLGDLGLGVYPLQLLIPLVGLALAGVLHLVARRTRWGTAMLAVVQNRDAARLMGIPIGRVVAAAFAVSALFAGVAGVLIAPLFNVQSDMGTLFGLKAFAVAILGGVSSAWGVMLAGLLFGVVEALITATLGSGYTQILTFSLVIVALAVRPNGLFGRAQVRKV from the coding sequence ATGCTATTTCTCTCCGCCCTTATCAGCGGCATCGGCCTGGGCAGCATGTACGGGCTGATGGCGCTGGGCTTTCACGTCACCTATGTCGTCTCCGGCACGGTGAATTTCGCGCAAGGCAGCTCCATGATGCTCGGCGCCGTGCTCACCTACGGCTTCGCCGTGGCGCTGGGCTGGCCCATGCCGGTGGCCATCGCGCTGGCGCTGCTGCTGTGCGCGCTCTACGGCCTGGTGGTGGAGTTCGTGGCCGTGCGCCCGTTCGCCAGCCGCGGCTCCGACGCCTGGCTCATGGCCACGGTGGCGCTGGGCATCGTGGTCGACAACATCGCCATGTTCACCTTCGGCAAGGAGCCGCGCAGCCTGCCCTCGCCGCTGGCTCAGACGCCGCTCACGCTGGGGGATCTGGGACTGGGCGTGTACCCGCTGCAGTTGCTGATCCCGCTGGTCGGGCTGGCGCTGGCCGGTGTGCTGCACCTGGTGGCGCGGCGCACGCGCTGGGGCACGGCCATGCTGGCCGTGGTGCAGAACCGCGATGCCGCGCGCCTCATGGGCATTCCCATCGGGCGCGTGGTGGCCGCGGCGTTCGCCGTGTCGGCGCTGTTCGCCGGCGTGGCGGGCGTGCTGATCGCGCCGCTGTTCAACGTGCAGTCCGACATGGGCACGCTGTTCGGGCTCAAGGCCTTTGCGGTGGCGATTCTGGGCGGCGTCTCCAGCGCCTGGGGTGTGATGCTGGCCGGCCTGCTGTTCGGCGTGGTCGAGGCGCTGATCACCGCCACGCTGGGCTCGGGCTACACGCAGATCCTCACTTTCTCGCTCGTGATCGTGGCGCTGGCCGTGCGCCCGAACGGGCTCTTCGGCCGCGCCCAGGTGCGCAAGGTATGA
- a CDS encoding ABC transporter substrate-binding protein, translated as MSSHTTRRRFTLAALAAASFLGSAQAAEPIKIGLVTALSGQSALAGEAITRGMTVAIDEINAKGGLLGGRKLELVRRDDEANPAKGVTAARELIYREKVAVLFGGLDTPVSIAIVQLANQEKVPFMGPWAAGTPITKNGAKPNFAFRVSAVDEIVDRGMLAYAQKTFGAKNPGMILVNNPWGESNEKGLTAALTAKGMKAAAIEKFNDSDVDVVPQLTRLKAAGADALFMVGNVGPSAQVVKSLDRMGWQVPIVSHWGPAGGRFTELGGPNAKNVHFVQTYSFFGKQSPVGDKVVAALKAKYPDIKGPDNITPAVGVANGYDALHLAAQAIAKAGSTDGDAVRQGFYKIDKYEGLIKTYDKPFSEANHDALSENDYVWAQFIGNRILPVGLDKP; from the coding sequence ATGAGTTCCCACACGACCCGTCGCCGCTTCACCCTGGCCGCCCTGGCGGCCGCCTCGTTCCTGGGTAGTGCCCAGGCCGCCGAGCCCATCAAGATCGGGCTGGTGACGGCGCTGTCGGGCCAGTCGGCGCTGGCGGGCGAAGCCATCACCCGCGGCATGACCGTCGCCATCGACGAGATCAACGCCAAGGGCGGCCTGCTGGGCGGGCGCAAGCTGGAGCTGGTGCGCCGCGACGACGAGGCCAACCCCGCCAAGGGCGTGACGGCCGCGCGTGAACTCATCTACCGCGAGAAGGTGGCCGTGCTGTTCGGCGGGCTCGACACGCCCGTGTCGATCGCCATCGTGCAGCTGGCCAACCAGGAGAAGGTGCCGTTCATGGGCCCCTGGGCGGCGGGCACGCCGATCACCAAGAACGGCGCCAAGCCCAACTTCGCCTTCCGTGTTTCGGCCGTGGACGAGATCGTGGACCGCGGCATGCTGGCCTATGCGCAGAAGACCTTCGGCGCCAAGAACCCCGGCATGATTTTGGTGAACAACCCCTGGGGCGAATCGAACGAAAAGGGCCTGACGGCCGCGCTGACGGCCAAGGGCATGAAGGCCGCGGCCATCGAGAAGTTCAACGACAGCGATGTGGACGTGGTGCCGCAGCTCACGCGCCTGAAGGCCGCCGGCGCCGACGCGCTCTTCATGGTGGGCAACGTGGGCCCCTCGGCCCAGGTGGTGAAGTCGCTGGACCGCATGGGCTGGCAGGTGCCCATCGTCTCGCACTGGGGCCCGGCCGGTGGCCGTTTCACCGAACTGGGCGGTCCCAACGCCAAGAACGTGCACTTCGTGCAGACCTACAGCTTCTTCGGCAAGCAGTCGCCCGTGGGCGACAAGGTGGTGGCGGCGCTCAAGGCCAAGTACCCCGACATCAAGGGCCCGGACAACATCACGCCGGCCGTGGGCGTGGCCAACGGCTATGACGCGCTGCACCTGGCCGCGCAGGCCATCGCCAAGGCGGGCAGCACCGACGGCGACGCCGTGCGCCAGGGCTTCTACAAGATCGACAAGTACGAAGGCCTGATCAAGACCTACGACAAGCCGTTCAGCGAAGCCAACCACGATGCGCTGAGCGAGAACGACTACGTGTGGGCGCAGTTCATCGGCAACCGCATCCTGCCCGTGGGGCTGGACAAGCCGTAA
- a CDS encoding nuclear transport factor 2 family protein yields the protein MQHAPLEGIPAPTQDPGAVVEEFLRLIMIPAPEEASRLVSEQLAIRFTGGRALQRPADCAAFNAQRYAWVKKRFERTDVAQGATDEEAVVYNTGTLYGAWPDGTPFEGNRYIDRYVVRHGRIVQMDVWNDSAEWMLVRAGLAAPWPSPMQPAAAEGA from the coding sequence ATGCAGCACGCCCCCCTTGAGGGCATCCCCGCACCGACGCAGGACCCGGGCGCCGTAGTGGAGGAGTTCCTGCGGCTCATCATGATTCCCGCGCCCGAAGAAGCCAGCCGCCTCGTGTCGGAGCAGCTCGCCATCCGCTTCACGGGGGGCCGCGCCCTGCAGCGCCCCGCCGATTGCGCGGCCTTCAACGCGCAGCGCTACGCCTGGGTGAAGAAGCGCTTCGAGCGCACCGATGTGGCCCAGGGCGCGACGGACGAAGAAGCCGTGGTCTACAACACCGGCACGCTGTACGGCGCCTGGCCCGACGGCACGCCGTTCGAAGGCAACCGCTACATCGACCGCTACGTGGTGCGGCACGGCCGCATCGTGCAGATGGACGTGTGGAACGACAGCGCCGAATGGATGCTGGTGCGCGCCGGCCTGGCCGCGCCGTGGCCGTCGCCCATGCAGCCGGCCGCGGCGGAGGGGGCATGA
- a CDS encoding polysaccharide deacetylase family protein yields MSSTYGLGPLPSHERFGYAPIGQRPDYTWPNGARLAVYLGFNLEHFAFGEGLGARIGPASPEPDVLNYSWREYGNRVGAWRCLELFDQLGLPTGCLLNTALYDHCPDLVAAFAARGDELIGHGHTNAERQGTLAEDAERALLAGCRDRIAQESGTAPRGWLSPWISESRTTPDLLAETGYAYTLNWAHDDQPLPMQTRTGQPLWSVPYPQELNDIPMIIARNLDGRDFARMVTDNFDEMRQQSARQPLVMGIALHPYLVGQPYRLRHLRHALEHLCRARDAGQVWFTTPGAVCRHMEALFPHAAATQRLAA; encoded by the coding sequence ATGAGCAGCACCTACGGCCTGGGCCCCCTGCCCTCGCACGAGCGCTTCGGCTATGCGCCCATCGGCCAGCGGCCGGACTACACCTGGCCGAACGGCGCCCGCCTGGCGGTGTACCTGGGCTTCAACCTGGAGCACTTCGCGTTCGGCGAAGGCCTGGGCGCACGCATCGGCCCGGCCTCGCCCGAGCCGGACGTGCTCAACTACAGCTGGCGCGAATACGGCAACCGCGTGGGCGCCTGGCGCTGCCTGGAGCTGTTCGACCAGCTGGGCCTGCCCACGGGTTGCCTGCTGAACACGGCCCTGTACGACCACTGCCCCGACCTGGTGGCGGCCTTCGCCGCGCGCGGTGACGAGCTCATCGGCCACGGCCACACCAATGCCGAGCGCCAGGGCACGCTGGCCGAGGACGCGGAACGCGCGCTGCTGGCCGGCTGCCGCGACCGCATCGCGCAAGAGAGCGGCACGGCCCCGCGCGGCTGGCTGTCGCCCTGGATCTCGGAGAGCCGCACCACACCCGACCTGCTGGCCGAGACCGGCTACGCCTACACGCTGAACTGGGCGCACGACGACCAGCCCCTGCCGATGCAGACGCGCACCGGCCAGCCGCTGTGGTCCGTGCCCTACCCGCAGGAGCTGAACGACATCCCCATGATCATTGCGCGCAACCTCGACGGCCGCGACTTCGCCCGCATGGTCACCGACAACTTCGACGAGATGCGGCAGCAGAGCGCACGCCAACCCCTGGTGATGGGCATCGCCCTGCACCCCTACCTGGTGGGCCAGCCCTACCGCCTGCGCCACCTGCGCCACGCGCTGGAGCACCTGTGCCGCGCACGCGATGCGGGCCAGGTGTGGTTCACCACGCCTGGGGCGGTCTGCCGCCACATGGAAGCGCTGTTCCCCCACGCCGCGGCCACGCAGCGGCTCGCGGCCTGA
- a CDS encoding amidase, protein MTTRPSTAPFSIEDTAHAWVPHGHFTMQGAPSGPLAGLRFAAKDVFDIAGHTTGAGNPTWLATHAPAEQHSPLVAQLLAAGAALHGKVISDELAYSIHGHNLHYGMPLNAAAPDRIPGGSSSGSVAAVAARLVDFALGTDTGGSTRVPASYCGVWGLRTTHGLLPREGLVPLHPSFDTATWFAHEARTFARVADTLLPAQAFTPRRALRLEDAQAEADATFAPLLDRAAAALQAQLGTAVEPALAAGVGATLEQWRQHYVAWGAHEGWETHGAWISAHQPAFEDAIAGRWQAASQVSPESASAARAAGQAVRERVRALVGDDTVLLLPSAATVAPLRDASGPEIDATRMRTLRICCIAGLAGLPQVSLPLRTAEGLPAGVSLIGPAGSDQALVHLAVQVWERLQAVPA, encoded by the coding sequence ATGACCACCCGCCCATCGACCGCCCCGTTTTCCATCGAGGACACCGCCCATGCCTGGGTGCCCCACGGGCACTTCACCATGCAGGGCGCGCCGTCCGGTCCGCTGGCCGGCCTGCGCTTCGCCGCCAAGGACGTCTTCGACATCGCGGGCCACACCACCGGCGCCGGCAACCCCACCTGGCTGGCCACGCATGCGCCGGCCGAGCAGCACAGCCCGCTGGTGGCGCAGCTGCTGGCCGCCGGTGCGGCGCTGCACGGCAAAGTGATCTCGGACGAGCTGGCCTACAGCATCCACGGCCACAACCTGCACTACGGCATGCCGCTCAACGCGGCGGCGCCCGACCGCATTCCGGGCGGTTCGTCCAGCGGATCGGTGGCCGCCGTGGCTGCGCGGCTGGTGGACTTCGCCCTGGGAACCGACACGGGCGGCTCCACCCGCGTGCCGGCCAGCTACTGCGGCGTATGGGGCCTGCGCACCACGCACGGCCTGCTGCCGCGCGAGGGGCTGGTGCCGCTGCACCCGAGTTTCGACACCGCCACCTGGTTCGCGCACGAGGCCCGCACCTTCGCGCGCGTGGCCGACACGCTGCTGCCCGCCCAGGCCTTCACCCCGCGCCGCGCGCTGCGGCTCGAAGACGCGCAGGCCGAGGCCGATGCCACCTTCGCTCCGCTGCTGGACCGGGCCGCCGCCGCGCTGCAGGCGCAGCTGGGCACGGCGGTGGAGCCGGCTTTGGCCGCAGGCGTCGGGGCCACGCTGGAGCAATGGCGCCAGCACTACGTCGCCTGGGGCGCCCACGAAGGATGGGAAACCCATGGCGCGTGGATCAGCGCCCATCAGCCCGCGTTCGAGGACGCCATCGCCGGCCGCTGGCAGGCCGCCAGCCAGGTCAGCCCCGAGAGCGCCAGCGCGGCCCGCGCCGCCGGCCAGGCGGTGCGCGAACGCGTGCGGGCCCTGGTGGGCGACGACACCGTGCTGCTGCTGCCTTCCGCCGCCACCGTGGCGCCGCTGCGCGATGCGAGCGGGCCCGAGATCGACGCCACCCGCATGCGCACCCTGCGCATCTGCTGCATCGCCGGCCTGGCGGGCCTGCCCCAGGTGAGCCTGCCGCTGCGCACAGCCGAAGGCCTGCCTGCAGGCGTCTCGCTGATCGGCCCGGCCGGCAGCGACCAAGCGCTGGTGCATCTGGCCGTGCAGGTGTGGGAACGGCTGCAGGCCGTGCCGGCCTGA
- a CDS encoding GntR family transcriptional regulator — protein sequence MATSTPPRPAPRPRAPARKKAAAAPQKSAALPVAALPADQAGALPGLRTGDDVETRIYNTVFESVMTQRLTPGTKLPEASLCTLFGVRRATVRKVLQTLAHDHIVELRPNRGAVVAAPSPEETRKIFEARRALEAAIVRLATRHATPEDLASLRSQLQQEHAAMHTFTQPAWARLASSFHLRLAELARNPILQRYLMELVSRCSLIVALYEPPGKASCEHEEHARVVDLIEQGDAEGAVAVMEEHLLELERSVCMQHEAPGNSLARMLGMA from the coding sequence ATGGCCACCTCCACCCCACCTCGCCCAGCCCCCCGGCCCCGCGCTCCCGCCCGCAAGAAGGCGGCGGCAGCACCCCAGAAGAGCGCCGCCTTGCCCGTGGCCGCTCTGCCCGCCGACCAGGCCGGGGCACTGCCGGGCCTGCGCACGGGCGACGATGTGGAGACGCGCATCTACAACACGGTGTTCGAGAGCGTGATGACGCAGCGCCTCACCCCCGGCACCAAGCTGCCCGAGGCCTCGCTATGCACCCTGTTCGGCGTGCGCCGCGCCACCGTGCGCAAGGTGCTGCAGACGCTGGCCCACGACCACATCGTGGAGCTGCGGCCCAACCGCGGCGCCGTGGTGGCCGCGCCCAGCCCGGAAGAGACCCGCAAGATCTTCGAGGCGCGCCGCGCGCTGGAGGCCGCCATCGTGCGGCTGGCCACCCGCCACGCCACGCCGGAGGACCTGGCCAGCCTGCGCAGCCAGCTGCAGCAGGAGCATGCGGCCATGCACACCTTCACCCAGCCTGCCTGGGCCCGCCTGGCCAGCTCGTTCCACCTGCGGCTGGCGGAACTGGCGCGCAACCCCATCCTGCAGCGCTACCTTATGGAGCTGGTGTCGCGCTGCTCGCTCATCGTGGCGCTGTACGAGCCGCCGGGCAAGGCCTCGTGCGAGCACGAGGAGCATGCGCGCGTGGTGGACCTTATCGAGCAGGGCGACGCCGAGGGCGCCGTGGCGGTGATGGAAGAGCACCTGCTGGAGCTGGAGCGCAGCGTGTGCATGCAGCACGAGGCGCCCGGCAACAGCCTGGCGCGCATGCTCGGCATGGCCTGA
- a CDS encoding MetQ/NlpA family ABC transporter substrate-binding protein, with amino-acid sequence MSLRFLSAQRSTESSAAASGALGRRALTVAALAVAASLSVPAAAQDPAKKQIVIGATAGSNYDQLQSGIVPQLQKKGYTVKLVEFNDYVQPNLALADGSLDANFFQHEVYFNQFKNNRKLDLTALTQGPIAPMGIYSKKRKTLADLKDGDRVSLPNDATNLARALVLLQQAGLVTVKEGVDPMRISELDLASNPRKIKLLPLDAAHLPRSLDDAEFAIINGNFAISSGLKLTEAVVLEKTPDHYLNIVAVKTRDKDTQWAKDLAAAYRTPEYKAVLDAKFAGYAKPAFLR; translated from the coding sequence ATGTCCCTGCGTTTCCTGTCCGCCCAGCGTTCCACCGAGTCTTCTGCCGCCGCCTCCGGCGCCCTGGGCCGCCGCGCCCTCACGGTGGCGGCCCTGGCCGTTGCCGCCTCGCTGTCGGTGCCCGCCGCTGCGCAGGATCCGGCCAAGAAGCAGATCGTGATCGGCGCCACGGCCGGCTCCAACTACGACCAGCTGCAGTCGGGCATCGTGCCGCAGCTGCAGAAGAAGGGCTACACCGTGAAGCTGGTGGAGTTCAACGACTACGTGCAGCCCAACCTGGCCCTGGCCGACGGCTCGCTGGACGCCAACTTCTTCCAGCACGAGGTCTACTTCAACCAGTTCAAGAACAACCGCAAGCTGGACCTGACGGCGCTGACGCAGGGCCCCATCGCGCCCATGGGCATCTACTCCAAGAAGCGCAAGACCCTGGCCGACCTGAAGGACGGCGACCGCGTGAGCCTGCCCAACGACGCCACCAACCTGGCGCGCGCGCTGGTGCTGCTGCAGCAGGCCGGGCTGGTGACGGTGAAGGAGGGCGTGGACCCCATGCGCATCTCCGAGCTGGACCTGGCGAGCAACCCGCGCAAGATCAAGCTGCTGCCGCTGGATGCCGCGCACCTTCCGCGTTCGCTGGACGACGCCGAATTCGCCATCATCAACGGCAACTTCGCCATCTCGTCGGGCCTGAAGCTCACCGAGGCCGTGGTGCTGGAGAAGACGCCCGACCACTACCTGAACATCGTCGCCGTGAAGACGCGCGACAAGGACACGCAGTGGGCCAAGGACCTGGCCGCCGCCTACCGCACGCCCGAGTACAAGGCCGTGCTGGACGCCAAGTTCGCCGGCTACGCCAAGCCCGCCTTCCTGCGCTGA
- a CDS encoding nucleoside 2-deoxyribosyltransferase, producing MTAAATASPRRPRIYLAGPDVFRPDAPARFARLKAQCAALGLEGVAPTDTQVDTHPGRGSDDDTLAQRIYDGNIALLRQADGVAANLEAFRGLEPDSGTVFEVGYAIALGKPVVAYHVPAQSYAERVSAAMPCMRGADGVVRESATGMEVEGRGQRLNLMITRSCGLEATAEDALRQLARLLLNQ from the coding sequence GTGACCGCCGCTGCCACGGCCTCCCCGCGTCGCCCGCGCATTTATCTCGCGGGCCCCGACGTCTTCCGCCCCGACGCGCCAGCGCGCTTCGCCCGGCTGAAGGCCCAGTGCGCAGCCCTGGGCCTGGAGGGCGTGGCTCCCACCGACACGCAGGTGGACACGCACCCCGGCCGCGGCTCGGACGACGACACGCTCGCCCAGCGCATCTACGACGGCAACATCGCGCTGCTGCGCCAGGCGGACGGCGTGGCCGCCAATCTGGAGGCCTTCCGCGGGCTGGAGCCGGATTCGGGCACCGTCTTCGAAGTGGGCTATGCCATTGCGCTGGGCAAGCCGGTGGTGGCCTACCACGTGCCCGCGCAGAGCTACGCGGAGCGGGTCAGCGCCGCCATGCCCTGCATGCGCGGCGCCGACGGCGTGGTGCGCGAAAGCGCCACCGGCATGGAGGTGGAGGGCCGTGGCCAGCGCCTCAACCTCATGATCACGCGCTCGTGCGGGCTGGAGGCCACGGCGGAAGACGCCCTGCGCCAGCTGGCTCGTTTGCTATTGAATCAATAG
- a CDS encoding glutaredoxin domain-containing protein, protein MELKIVIYSKSACPQCDSAKMLLKTRSIAFEEIKIDDEAERLAFFQKCGPSVRQMPQVFINDQRVGGLAGLQAALSQLGL, encoded by the coding sequence ATGGAACTGAAGATCGTCATTTACTCGAAGTCCGCCTGCCCGCAGTGCGATTCCGCCAAGATGCTGCTGAAGACGCGCTCCATCGCCTTCGAGGAGATCAAGATCGACGACGAGGCCGAGCGCCTCGCGTTCTTCCAGAAGTGCGGCCCGTCCGTGCGCCAGATGCCCCAGGTCTTCATCAACGACCAGCGCGTGGGCGGGCTGGCCGGCCTGCAGGCCGCGCTGTCGCAGCTGGGACTGTGA